CAAAAAAGCATGGACCTCCTGAACCTGATCCACGCTGGCGGTTTTTCCTGTTCCAATGGCCCATATAGGTTCATATGCTAGGATCAGAAATTCCGCGTCCGTCACGGAGAGGCCTTTTACCGCTTCGCGCACCTGTTTGTCAAGTACTTTGAAAGTACGTCCTTCATTTCTCTGAGCATCACTTTCGCCGACACAGAGAATCGGTCCGATTTTATTTAGAATTGATGCCCGTATCTTTTTTTGGATAAGACTATCCGTTTCTGAAGAATACTGGCGGCGCTCAGAGTGGCCCACTATGACGAACTGACAGCCGCATGCCTTCAGCATGGGTGCGGAAATTTCTCCCGTAAAGGCCCCTTGCGGTTCTGTGTGAACGTTTTGGGCTGCCAGGAGAAAAGGTGTATCCTTAAGTTTCTCCGCTACGGTCAGGAGGGCAGGGAAAGATGGAGCAAGGGCAATATCCGCCGTGGCCGGAAGGCTGGAGAGGCTGGTAATGATGGACTCTGCTGTCTGTGCCGCTTCT
The sequence above is drawn from the Desulfobotulus pelophilus genome and encodes:
- the tpiA gene encoding triose-phosphate isomerase, giving the protein MDRRTFIVANWKMHKTPEEAAQTAESIITSLSSLPATADIALAPSFPALLTVAEKLKDTPFLLAAQNVHTEPQGAFTGEISAPMLKACGCQFVIVGHSERRQYSSETDSLIQKKIRASILNKIGPILCVGESDAQRNEGRTFKVLDKQVREAVKGLSVTDAEFLILAYEPIWAIGTGKTASVDQVQEVHAFLRETLADCFEKDLAKRIRILYGGSVKPSNIKELIALSDVDGALVGGASLDPETFVSLIRNGLY